From the Rhodococcus sp. NBC_00297 genome, one window contains:
- a CDS encoding RNA degradosome polyphosphate kinase has product MASRAPSAPTAPPAATSDTAVPVDLLPEDRYLNRELSWLDFNSRVLALAEDSSLPLLERAKFLAIFASNLDEFYMVRVAGLKRRDETGLSVRSADGLSPREQLALIAQRTQEIADRHARTFIDRILPELANEGISVIRWSEVTSDERTRLTRYFTEQVFPVLTPLAVDPAHPFPYISGLSLNLAVTVKDSTTGGEHFARVKVPDNVDRFVQLHRGDVGAVPAFLPMEELIAAHLDVLFPGLQIVEHHAFRITRNADFEVEEDRDEDLLQALERELARRRFGSPVRLEVADDMTDHMLSLLLRELDVDPGDVIQVPGLLDLSCLMQLYGVDKPVLKDAPFVPATHPAFGERETPKSIFSTLRDGDVLLHHPYDSFSTSVQRFIEQAAADPHVLAIKQTLYRTSGDSPIVNALIAAAEAGKQVVTLVEIKARFDEQANIAWARKLEQAGVHVVYGLVGLKTHCKTCLVVRREGDTIRRYCHIGTGNYNPKTARLYEDVGLITAAEEIGADLTDLFNSLTGYSRKEQYRNLLVAPFGVRAGIVERIEAEVRAHKDGAKARIRLKANALVDEQVIDALYWASTEGVQVEVVVRGICALKPGVPGLSENIQVRSILGRFLEHSRVLHFEAIDEFWIGSADMMHRNLDRRVEVMAQVKDPKLSGQLNSMLDSAMDVTTRCWVLQSDGAWTASPASGETVRDHQVSLMRQRRYTGS; this is encoded by the coding sequence TTGGCCAGCCGCGCACCCTCCGCACCCACGGCACCGCCGGCCGCGACATCGGACACCGCGGTGCCGGTGGACCTGCTCCCGGAGGACCGCTATCTCAATCGCGAGTTGAGCTGGCTCGACTTCAACTCACGGGTGCTGGCGCTCGCAGAGGACTCGTCGCTGCCGCTGCTCGAGCGGGCGAAGTTCCTCGCCATCTTCGCCAGCAACCTCGACGAGTTCTACATGGTGCGGGTGGCCGGCCTCAAGCGCCGCGACGAGACCGGCCTGTCCGTCCGCTCCGCCGACGGACTCTCCCCCCGCGAGCAGCTGGCGTTGATCGCCCAGCGCACCCAGGAGATCGCCGACCGTCACGCCCGCACCTTCATCGACCGCATCCTGCCGGAGCTGGCGAACGAGGGGATCTCGGTCATCCGGTGGTCGGAGGTCACCTCCGACGAGCGGACCCGTCTGACACGGTATTTCACCGAGCAGGTGTTCCCCGTCCTCACCCCGCTGGCCGTGGATCCCGCCCACCCGTTCCCGTACATCTCCGGACTGAGCCTCAATCTCGCTGTGACGGTGAAGGACTCGACCACGGGCGGCGAGCACTTCGCCAGGGTGAAGGTCCCGGACAACGTCGATCGGTTCGTGCAGTTGCACCGAGGCGACGTCGGCGCCGTGCCCGCGTTCCTTCCCATGGAGGAGCTCATCGCGGCGCATCTCGACGTTCTGTTCCCGGGACTCCAGATCGTCGAGCACCACGCCTTCCGCATCACGCGCAACGCCGATTTCGAGGTGGAGGAGGATCGGGACGAGGACCTCCTGCAGGCCCTCGAGCGCGAACTCGCGCGCCGCCGTTTCGGATCGCCCGTGCGCCTCGAGGTCGCGGACGACATGACCGACCACATGCTCAGCCTGTTGCTGCGCGAGTTGGACGTCGATCCCGGCGACGTCATCCAGGTGCCGGGACTGCTCGATCTGTCGTGCCTCATGCAGCTCTACGGCGTCGACAAGCCCGTCCTGAAGGACGCACCGTTCGTGCCGGCGACGCACCCCGCCTTCGGAGAGCGTGAGACGCCCAAGTCGATCTTCTCCACGCTGCGCGACGGGGACGTGCTGCTGCATCACCCGTACGACTCGTTCTCCACCAGCGTGCAGCGCTTCATCGAGCAGGCGGCAGCCGATCCGCACGTGCTCGCCATCAAGCAGACCCTCTATCGGACGTCGGGCGACTCCCCCATCGTCAACGCACTGATCGCCGCGGCGGAGGCCGGCAAGCAGGTCGTGACTCTCGTGGAGATCAAGGCGCGCTTCGACGAACAGGCCAACATCGCCTGGGCACGCAAACTGGAGCAGGCCGGCGTGCACGTGGTCTACGGGTTGGTCGGCCTGAAGACCCACTGCAAGACGTGCCTCGTCGTCCGCCGCGAAGGCGACACCATTCGCCGGTACTGCCACATCGGCACCGGCAACTACAACCCCAAGACCGCCCGACTCTACGAGGACGTGGGTCTCATCACGGCCGCCGAGGAGATCGGCGCCGACCTCACCGACCTGTTCAACTCGCTCACCGGTTACTCGCGCAAGGAGCAGTACCGGAACCTCCTCGTCGCGCCGTTCGGTGTGCGGGCGGGAATCGTCGAGCGCATCGAGGCCGAGGTGCGGGCGCACAAGGACGGCGCGAAAGCCCGAATCCGCCTGAAGGCCAACGCACTCGTCGACGAGCAGGTGATCGACGCGCTGTACTGGGCGTCCACCGAGGGCGTCCAGGTCGAGGTGGTCGTGCGCGGTATCTGCGCTCTCAAACCGGGCGTACCCGGTCTCAGCGAGAACATTCAGGTGCGGTCGATTCTCGGACGGTTCCTCGAACACTCGCGTGTGTTGCACTTCGAGGCGATCGACGAGTTCTGGATCGGCAGCGCGGACATGATGCACCGCAACCTCGATCGACGCGTGGAGGTCATGGCTCAGGTGAAGGACCCGAAGCTGTCCGGTCAGCTGAACTCGATGCTCGACTCGGCCATGGACGTCACGACCCGCTGCTGGGTACTGCAGTCCGACGGCGCCTGGACGGCGTCCCCCGCGAGCGGCGAGACGGTGCGGGATCACCAGGTCTCCCTCATGCGCCAGCGTCGCTACACCGGATCGTGA
- a CDS encoding NUDIX hydrolase encodes MSSSRASKTPDPVLAAGAVLWRPGPEGDEPMVALVHRPRYDDWSLPKGKVEADEVSAVAAVREVWEETGFRCVLGHGLGTTTYPLPRSKKIKQVDYWAARVVDGEFAVNDEVDELRWLTPAEARDLATYEADRDVVGRFAQHPVPTSTAVLVRHARAGSKARYKGDDAERPLDSVGVRQAAALVPLIQAYGGTDGFTAERARCVQTIAPWAESVGVDLALEPTLTEEGYAQDPDKGRQRAREIIASTSGVPVICSQGKVIPNLMEWWAESDGVELSRTRSRKASVWVLSFVGGVLVAADYTDSPLPRSRHD; translated from the coding sequence ATGAGCAGCTCACGCGCATCGAAGACGCCTGATCCGGTCCTGGCCGCGGGTGCGGTGCTGTGGCGTCCGGGCCCCGAGGGCGACGAGCCGATGGTGGCGCTGGTGCATCGACCGCGCTACGACGACTGGTCCCTTCCGAAGGGCAAGGTCGAGGCCGACGAGGTATCCGCTGTCGCCGCCGTCCGAGAAGTGTGGGAGGAGACCGGTTTCCGGTGCGTTCTCGGACACGGTCTCGGAACCACCACCTACCCGCTCCCGCGCTCGAAGAAGATCAAGCAGGTGGACTACTGGGCCGCTCGAGTCGTGGACGGCGAGTTCGCCGTCAACGACGAGGTCGACGAACTGCGGTGGCTCACACCCGCCGAGGCTCGTGATCTCGCGACCTACGAGGCGGACCGGGACGTCGTCGGCCGTTTCGCGCAGCACCCTGTCCCGACGAGTACGGCTGTGCTGGTGCGCCATGCGCGGGCGGGGAGCAAGGCTCGCTACAAGGGGGACGACGCCGAACGGCCTCTCGACAGCGTCGGGGTCCGCCAGGCGGCCGCACTGGTTCCTCTGATCCAGGCCTACGGCGGCACCGACGGATTCACCGCCGAGCGTGCTCGGTGCGTCCAGACCATCGCGCCGTGGGCCGAGTCCGTCGGAGTCGATCTGGCCCTGGAGCCCACGCTGACCGAGGAGGGGTACGCGCAGGATCCCGACAAGGGACGTCAGCGCGCACGCGAGATCATCGCCTCGACGTCCGGCGTTCCGGTGATCTGCAGTCAGGGCAAGGTGATTCCGAACCTGATGGAGTGGTGGGCCGAGAGCGACGGCGTCGAACTCTCCCGCACCCGATCACGCAAGGCCAGCGTCTGGGTGCTCAGCTTCGTCGGTGGTGTGCTGGTGGCAGCGGACTACACCGATTCGCCACTCCCGCGTAGCCGGCACGACTGA
- a CDS encoding HU family DNA-binding protein, whose product MNKAELIDALTEKTGADRRSATDAVENIVDIIVRAVHRGESVTITGFGVFEQRRRAARVARNPRTGETVKVKPTSVPAFRPGAQFKAVIAGGQKLSATGPAVKRGASAAPAKKTAAAKKTAAAKKTAAKAPAKAATKAPAKTAAKKTTATKAPAKAAAKKTTATKAPAKTAAKKTTATKAPAKTAAKKTTTAAAKKTTATKAPAKTAAKKTTPAKKAAPAKKAPAKKAPAKRTARK is encoded by the coding sequence ATGAACAAGGCAGAACTGATCGACGCCCTGACCGAGAAGACAGGCGCGGATCGCCGGAGCGCCACGGACGCTGTCGAGAACATCGTCGACATCATCGTGCGCGCCGTGCACCGCGGCGAGTCGGTCACCATCACCGGCTTCGGTGTCTTCGAGCAGCGTCGCCGTGCGGCCCGCGTCGCTCGTAACCCGCGCACCGGCGAGACCGTCAAGGTCAAGCCGACGTCCGTTCCCGCGTTCCGTCCCGGTGCTCAGTTCAAGGCCGTCATCGCCGGTGGCCAGAAGCTGTCCGCCACGGGCCCCGCCGTGAAGCGTGGCGCCTCCGCAGCCCCCGCGAAGAAGACTGCGGCAGCGAAGAAGACGGCAGCGGCGAAGAAGACCGCGGCCAAGGCTCCCGCGAAGGCGGCGACCAAGGCTCCCGCCAAGACGGCGGCCAAGAAGACCACGGCCACCAAGGCGCCGGCCAAGGCAGCGGCGAAGAAGACCACCGCCACCAAGGCACCGGCCAAGACGGCGGCCAAGAAGACCACCGCCACCAAGGCACCCGCCAAGACGGCAGCCAAGAAGACCACCACGGCCGCCGCGAAGAAGACCACAGCGACGAAGGCACCGGCCAAGACTGCAGCCAAGAAGACCACCCCGGCCAAGAAGGCCGCGCCCGCGAAGAAGGCGCCCGCCAAGAAGGCGCCGGCGAAACGTACTGCACGCAAGTAA
- the leuD gene encoding 3-isopropylmalate dehydratase small subunit — protein MESFTTHTGIGVPLRRSNVDTDQIIPAVYLKRVTRTGFEDGLFAGWRTDPGFVLNTPPFDKGSVLVAGPDFGTGSSREHAVWALSDYGFRAVIASRFADIFRGNAGKAGLLAAVVEQSDVELLWKLLDERPGTELTVDLETKTISAGTLVVRFDIDDYTRWRLLEGLDDVALTLRQVEAISEFEKSRPEWKPKTLPAPDQAR, from the coding sequence ATGGAATCGTTCACCACGCACACCGGAATCGGTGTCCCGCTGCGCCGCAGCAACGTCGACACCGACCAGATCATCCCCGCCGTGTACCTCAAGCGCGTGACCCGAACGGGTTTCGAGGACGGGCTCTTCGCGGGGTGGCGCACCGATCCCGGTTTCGTCCTCAACACCCCGCCGTTCGACAAGGGTTCGGTTCTCGTCGCCGGACCCGACTTCGGCACCGGGTCCTCTCGGGAGCACGCCGTGTGGGCACTCTCGGACTACGGATTCCGGGCCGTGATCGCGTCCAGATTCGCCGACATCTTCCGCGGAAACGCCGGAAAGGCGGGTCTGCTGGCCGCCGTTGTCGAGCAATCGGATGTGGAACTGCTGTGGAAATTGCTCGACGAGCGCCCCGGGACGGAACTCACCGTCGACCTCGAGACGAAGACGATCAGCGCCGGAACACTGGTGGTGCGCTTCGATATTGACGACTACACGAGGTGGCGTCTGCTGGAGGGGCTGGACGACGTCGCGCTGACGTTACGCCAGGTAGAGGCCATTTCCGAGTTCGAGAAGTCGCGTCCGGAATGGAAGCCGAAGACACTTCCGGCGCCCGATCAGGCTCGCTGA
- the leuC gene encoding 3-isopropylmalate dehydratase large subunit: MAAKTLAEKVWDQHVVVRGGGEGDATKPDLVYIDLHLVHEVTSPQAFDGLRLAGRPVRRPDLTIATEDHNVPTVDIDQPIADLVSRTQVDTLRRNCEEFGIRLHSMGDIEQGIVHIIGPQLGLTQPGTTVVCGDSHTSTHGAFGALAMGIGTSEVEHVLATQTLSLRPFKTMSVTVDGELGDDVGSKDLILAVIAQIGTGGGQGYVIEYRGEAIRKMSMEARMTICNMSIEAGARAGMIAPDEITFEYIKGRPHAPSGELWEQAVADWSTLVTDDGAVFDKEVRIDGSALTPFVTWGTNPGQGAPLSASVPDPAEILDEGESQSAEKALTYMGLEPGTPLRDIAVDTVFLGSCTNGRIEDLRVAAKILDGRTVADGVRMLVVPGSMRVRAQAEDEGLGAIFTAAGAEWRQAGCSMCLGMNPDQLAPGERSASTSNRNFEGRQGKGGRTHLVSPAVAAATAVRGRLSAPADLG, translated from the coding sequence ATGGCAGCGAAGACCCTGGCGGAGAAGGTCTGGGATCAGCACGTCGTCGTTCGCGGCGGTGGTGAGGGTGACGCGACCAAGCCGGATCTCGTCTACATCGATCTCCACCTCGTGCACGAGGTCACCAGCCCGCAGGCGTTCGACGGACTGCGTCTGGCCGGTCGGCCCGTGCGCCGGCCCGATCTGACGATCGCGACGGAGGACCACAACGTCCCGACGGTCGACATCGACCAGCCGATCGCGGATCTCGTCTCCCGGACGCAGGTGGACACCCTGCGGCGCAACTGCGAGGAGTTCGGCATCCGCCTGCATTCGATGGGCGACATCGAGCAGGGCATCGTGCACATCATCGGGCCCCAGCTCGGTCTGACGCAGCCGGGAACCACTGTCGTGTGCGGGGACAGCCACACCTCGACGCACGGCGCGTTCGGCGCCCTCGCGATGGGCATCGGCACCAGTGAGGTCGAGCACGTGCTGGCGACCCAGACACTGTCGTTGCGCCCCTTCAAGACCATGTCGGTCACGGTGGACGGCGAGCTCGGTGACGACGTCGGCAGCAAGGACCTGATCCTGGCGGTCATCGCACAGATCGGTACGGGCGGTGGGCAGGGCTACGTCATCGAGTACCGCGGCGAGGCCATCCGGAAGATGTCGATGGAAGCGCGGATGACCATCTGCAACATGTCCATCGAGGCGGGCGCGCGCGCGGGCATGATCGCCCCCGACGAGATCACGTTCGAGTACATCAAGGGTCGGCCGCACGCTCCCTCCGGTGAGCTGTGGGAGCAGGCCGTCGCCGACTGGTCCACGCTCGTCACCGACGACGGTGCCGTCTTCGACAAGGAAGTGCGGATCGACGGGTCGGCGCTGACTCCGTTCGTCACCTGGGGCACCAACCCCGGTCAGGGCGCCCCCCTCAGTGCGTCGGTACCCGATCCGGCCGAGATCCTCGACGAGGGCGAGAGTCAGTCCGCCGAGAAGGCGCTCACCTACATGGGTCTCGAGCCGGGCACGCCGTTGCGCGACATCGCGGTCGACACCGTCTTCCTGGGGTCCTGCACCAACGGTCGGATCGAGGATCTCCGTGTGGCAGCGAAGATCTTGGACGGCCGTACCGTTGCCGACGGTGTGCGGATGCTCGTCGTTCCCGGCTCGATGCGCGTGCGCGCACAGGCCGAGGACGAGGGACTGGGCGCGATCTTCACTGCCGCAGGGGCGGAATGGCGCCAGGCGGGGTGCTCGATGTGTCTCGGCATGAATCCCGATCAGCTCGCTCCGGGTGAGCGATCGGCCTCGACGTCGAACCGCAATTTCGAAGGGCGCCAGGGCAAGGGCGGCCGTACGCACCTCGTCTCACCGGCCGTCGCCGCCGCCACCGCGGTGCGTGGACGGTTGTCGGCTCCCGCCGATCTCGGCTGA
- a CDS encoding IclR family transcriptional regulator → MGQHSGIGVLDKAMSVLQAASLDPCSLADLCSATGLPRATAHRLAIGLETHRMLSRDADGLWRPGPALAELAHTAEDPLLDAAATVLPRLREITGESVQVYRIDGTVRVCVASMEPPTGLRDTVLVGARLPLTAGSGAKVLLAWADPALQRSVLPDAAFGERVLAEVRKRGWAQSAAEREPGVASVAAPIRGRDDRVVAAISVSGPIDRMGRRPGARWAADLLAAADAVQKRL, encoded by the coding sequence ATGGGACAGCATAGCGGCATCGGCGTTCTGGACAAAGCAATGAGCGTTCTGCAGGCTGCGTCACTCGATCCGTGCAGCCTCGCCGACCTGTGTTCCGCCACCGGACTCCCCCGCGCCACCGCGCATCGGCTCGCCATCGGACTCGAGACGCACCGCATGCTGAGCCGTGACGCCGACGGACTGTGGCGACCGGGGCCGGCGCTCGCCGAACTCGCGCACACCGCCGAGGACCCTCTTCTCGACGCCGCGGCCACGGTGCTGCCACGGCTGCGCGAGATCACCGGGGAGAGCGTGCAGGTCTACCGCATCGACGGCACGGTGCGCGTGTGCGTGGCCTCCATGGAACCTCCCACCGGGCTGCGCGACACCGTGCTCGTCGGCGCCCGCCTCCCCCTCACCGCCGGCTCCGGCGCCAAGGTGCTGTTGGCGTGGGCCGACCCCGCACTACAGCGCAGCGTCCTCCCCGACGCCGCCTTCGGTGAGCGAGTGCTAGCCGAGGTACGCAAGCGCGGCTGGGCGCAGAGCGCCGCCGAGCGCGAGCCCGGCGTCGCCAGCGTCGCCGCACCGATCCGCGGACGCGACGACCGCGTGGTCGCCGCGATCTCCGTGTCCGGCCCGATCGACCGCATGGGGCGCCGCCCCGGAGCGCGCTGGGCCGCCGACCTTCTCGCGGCCGCGGACGCCGTGCAGAAACGCCTCTGA
- a CDS encoding glycosyltransferase family 2 protein produces MSSLLIAVPVYGQIDYTHAVVQDLRRENATFVIIDNRGDYIPLADERVVTPGRNLGWAGGSNLGFRIAFSDGHTHAMTLNNDTRLSRGFLDAATDPQLPTDAGIVVPVYDDAYGHRDMKTTYSGPAEDYVPVDRYRKCYAVDGTAMTITKDTWLALGGYDERNFGSTGWGADVDFCIRAAAEGFGSYVTERAFINHFGRATAIAMMGNRKYLAKSAVGMVGGVLRLHRGNVRNWLSTPQPTVHEFR; encoded by the coding sequence GTGTCCTCACTACTCATCGCTGTTCCCGTCTACGGCCAGATCGACTACACCCACGCTGTGGTCCAGGATCTGCGACGCGAGAACGCCACCTTCGTGATCATCGACAACCGCGGTGACTACATCCCGCTCGCCGACGAGCGCGTCGTCACGCCCGGCCGCAATCTCGGCTGGGCCGGCGGATCGAACCTCGGCTTCCGCATCGCCTTCAGCGACGGCCACACCCATGCGATGACGCTGAACAACGACACGCGATTGTCCCGCGGGTTCCTCGACGCGGCGACCGACCCGCAACTGCCGACCGATGCAGGCATCGTCGTGCCCGTCTACGACGACGCGTACGGCCACCGAGACATGAAGACGACGTACTCCGGGCCGGCCGAGGACTACGTTCCGGTCGACCGGTACCGCAAGTGCTACGCCGTGGACGGAACCGCCATGACCATCACCAAGGACACCTGGCTGGCGCTCGGCGGATACGACGAACGCAATTTCGGGTCCACGGGGTGGGGTGCGGACGTCGACTTCTGCATCCGTGCTGCAGCAGAGGGATTCGGCAGTTATGTCACCGAGCGCGCGTTCATCAACCACTTCGGCCGAGCAACGGCCATCGCGATGATGGGCAACCGCAAGTACCTCGCCAAGTCCGCGGTGGGCATGGTGGGCGGTGTGCTGCGCCTGCACCGGGGCAACGTGAGGAACTGGCTGTCCACGCCGCAGCCGACGGTGCACGAGTTCCGGTAG
- a CDS encoding YihY/virulence factor BrkB family protein yields MSFTDRIDRFQQRHPAMGFPLAVFYKFFDDQGGYLAALIAYFGFISLFPLLLLFSTVLGIVLAGDPELQQRIIDSAMSQIPLIGEQLGQPEGLSGGTGAIVIGVLGSLYGGLGVAVAAQNAMNVAWSVPKNDRPDPVRARVRGFGLLLTVGTAVIGVTVLNGFNAAGFFGTVAQVLVTIAAIVLNTATFVVAFRLGTTRAVSVRDVLPGAVIGALLWQALQSFGGLYVQRVVGGADTTNGVFAIVLGLLAFLYISSLVLVLCIEVNVVRTDRLHPRALLTPFTDNVELTDGDRDAYTAQAEAQRSKGFEEIEVTFGEPDGSQSTDSAR; encoded by the coding sequence ATGAGCTTCACCGATCGGATCGACAGATTTCAGCAGCGGCATCCCGCCATGGGATTCCCGTTGGCCGTGTTCTACAAATTCTTCGACGACCAGGGCGGCTACCTGGCAGCGCTCATCGCCTATTTCGGTTTCATCTCGCTGTTCCCGTTGCTGTTGCTGTTCTCCACCGTCCTGGGCATCGTCCTGGCCGGTGATCCCGAACTGCAGCAACGGATCATCGATTCGGCCATGAGCCAGATCCCCTTGATCGGTGAACAACTCGGCCAACCGGAAGGGCTGAGCGGGGGGACCGGGGCTATCGTCATCGGTGTCCTGGGATCGCTCTACGGCGGCCTGGGTGTGGCGGTGGCCGCACAGAACGCGATGAACGTCGCCTGGTCCGTCCCGAAGAACGATCGCCCCGATCCCGTCCGGGCGCGGGTGCGCGGCTTCGGCCTGCTGCTGACCGTCGGGACGGCCGTCATCGGCGTCACGGTCCTGAACGGTTTCAACGCGGCGGGCTTCTTCGGCACGGTCGCACAGGTGCTCGTCACGATCGCGGCGATCGTGCTCAACACCGCCACGTTCGTCGTGGCGTTCCGGCTCGGGACCACGCGTGCGGTGAGCGTGCGCGACGTGCTTCCCGGAGCCGTCATCGGCGCGCTGCTGTGGCAGGCCCTGCAGTCCTTCGGTGGGCTGTACGTCCAACGCGTCGTCGGCGGTGCGGACACCACCAACGGTGTGTTCGCGATCGTCCTCGGGCTGCTCGCGTTCCTCTACATCTCCTCGCTGGTGTTGGTGCTGTGCATCGAGGTGAACGTCGTGCGGACCGACAGGTTGCACCCGCGCGCTCTGCTCACCCCGTTCACGGACAACGTCGAACTGACCGACGGTGATCGAGACGCGTACACGGCGCAGGCGGAGGCGCAGCGAAGCAAGGGTTTCGAGGAGATCGAGGTCACCTTCGGCGAGCCCGACGGGTCGCAGTCGACCGACTCAGCCCGCTGA
- the gltX gene encoding glutamate--tRNA ligase, which yields MPASDVRVRFCPSPTGTPHVGLVRTALFNWAFARHHGGAFVFRIEDTDAARDSQESYQALLDALRWLGLDWDEGPEVGGPYEPYRQSLRRDQHLAVVQQLVDAGEAYESFSTPEEVEARHLAAGRDPKLGFDNHDRTLTDEQREAFRAEGRKPVVRLRMPDHDLSWNDLVRGETTFRAGTVPDFALTRGNGVPLYTLVNPVDDALMKITHVLRGEDLLSSTPRQIALYEALVRIGVAERIPQFGHLPFVMGQGNKKLSKRDPEADLFLHRERGFVPEGLLNYLALLGWGFSEDRDVFSLDEMVGAFDISTVNSNPARFDQKKADAINAEHIRLLEPADFAARLRAYLETHGHPIGVSDAAFAEAAELVQTRIVVLSDAWGLLKFLLAPADEFTVDPASAAKHLGADAAPVLDATVSAVEGAPEWTAEALESALKVALIDEMELKPRKAFAPVRVAVTGSHISPPLYESMVLLGRELTLARLRSARASIV from the coding sequence ATTCCCGCATCCGACGTCCGCGTCCGGTTCTGCCCGTCGCCCACCGGAACCCCGCACGTCGGGCTGGTGCGCACGGCGCTGTTCAACTGGGCGTTCGCCCGCCATCACGGCGGCGCATTCGTGTTCCGCATCGAGGACACCGACGCCGCACGTGATTCCCAGGAGTCGTACCAGGCGCTGCTCGACGCACTGCGGTGGCTCGGACTCGACTGGGACGAGGGTCCCGAGGTCGGTGGGCCGTACGAGCCGTACCGGCAGTCGTTGCGCCGCGATCAGCACCTCGCCGTGGTGCAGCAGCTCGTCGACGCGGGGGAGGCGTACGAGAGCTTCTCCACACCGGAGGAGGTGGAGGCGCGGCATCTCGCGGCCGGCCGGGATCCGAAGTTGGGCTTCGACAATCACGACCGCACGCTGACCGACGAGCAGCGGGAGGCCTTCCGCGCCGAGGGACGCAAGCCCGTCGTCCGGTTGCGTATGCCCGATCACGATCTGTCGTGGAACGACCTCGTGCGCGGCGAGACGACGTTCCGCGCCGGCACGGTCCCCGACTTCGCGCTCACCCGCGGCAACGGTGTCCCGCTGTACACGTTGGTGAACCCCGTGGACGACGCGCTGATGAAGATCACGCACGTCCTGCGCGGTGAGGATCTGCTGTCCTCGACCCCGCGTCAGATCGCGCTGTACGAAGCCCTCGTGCGCATCGGTGTGGCAGAACGCATTCCGCAGTTCGGGCACCTCCCGTTCGTGATGGGGCAGGGCAACAAGAAGTTGTCGAAGCGCGACCCCGAGGCCGATCTCTTCCTGCACCGGGAGCGCGGGTTCGTCCCCGAAGGTCTGCTGAACTACCTGGCTCTCCTCGGGTGGGGATTCTCCGAGGACCGGGACGTGTTCTCGCTCGACGAGATGGTGGGTGCCTTCGACATCTCGACGGTCAACTCGAACCCGGCCCGCTTCGACCAGAAGAAGGCCGACGCCATCAACGCCGAACACATCCGGTTGCTCGAGCCGGCCGACTTCGCCGCGCGCCTGCGGGCGTATCTCGAGACGCACGGCCATCCGATCGGGGTGTCGGACGCAGCGTTCGCCGAGGCCGCGGAACTGGTGCAGACGCGCATCGTCGTGCTGTCCGACGCCTGGGGACTGCTGAAGTTCCTGCTTGCCCCCGCCGACGAGTTCACGGTCGATCCGGCTTCGGCAGCCAAGCATCTGGGCGCCGACGCGGCACCCGTTCTGGACGCGACGGTGAGCGCCGTCGAGGGCGCACCGGAGTGGACTGCGGAGGCCTTGGAGTCGGCTCTCAAGGTCGCGCTGATCGACGAGATGGAGCTGAAGCCGCGTAAGGCGTTCGCGCCGGTGCGCGTGGCGGTGACCGGTTCCCACATCAGCCCACCGCTGTACGAGTCGATGGTGCTGCTGGGCCGGGAGCTGACGCTGGCCCGATTGCGGTCGGCTCGTGCGTCGATCGTCTGA
- a CDS encoding fumarylacetoacetate hydrolase family protein produces MRLGRVASPDGVAFVAIEGDGDERTAREIAEHPFGTPTFTGRSWSLADVRLLAPILASKVICIGKNYAAHAAEMGSDAPEDPVIFIKPNTSIVGPGANIVRPPTSSEVHFEGELAVVIGRPCKDVPAARALDVVLGYTVANDVTARDNQRHDGQWTRAKGYDTFCPLGPWIETSLDASDLAVTTTVDGAVKQNSRTSLLLHDVPKIIEWISSVMTLLPGDVILTGTPEGVGPIVAGESVSVEIEGIGTLTNPVVDK; encoded by the coding sequence ATGCGTCTTGGTCGAGTAGCGAGTCCCGACGGTGTTGCATTCGTCGCCATCGAAGGCGACGGAGACGAGAGGACGGCGCGAGAGATCGCGGAACATCCCTTCGGCACACCCACCTTCACCGGCCGGAGCTGGTCCCTGGCCGATGTCCGCCTGCTGGCGCCCATTCTGGCCAGCAAGGTGATCTGCATCGGCAAGAACTACGCGGCGCACGCCGCGGAGATGGGCTCGGACGCACCCGAGGACCCGGTCATCTTCATCAAGCCCAACACGTCCATCGTCGGACCCGGTGCGAACATCGTGCGTCCGCCGACGTCGTCCGAGGTCCACTTCGAAGGTGAGCTCGCGGTGGTCATCGGCCGTCCGTGCAAGGACGTTCCGGCAGCACGCGCTCTCGACGTGGTGCTCGGCTACACCGTTGCGAACGACGTTACGGCCCGCGACAACCAGCGCCACGACGGTCAGTGGACCCGCGCCAAGGGTTACGACACCTTCTGCCCACTCGGCCCGTGGATCGAGACCTCGCTCGACGCCTCGGATCTCGCTGTGACCACCACGGTGGACGGCGCGGTGAAGCAGAACAGCCGTACGTCGCTCCTGCTGCACGACGTGCCGAAGATCATCGAGTGGATCTCGTCGGTGATGACGCTGCTTCCCGGTGACGTCATCCTGACCGGCACCCCGGAAGGCGTGGGGCCGATCGTGGCGGGCGAGAGCGTGTCCGTCGAGATCGAGGGCATCGGCACGCTGACCAATCCGGTGGTGGACAAGTGA